In Humulus lupulus chromosome 6, drHumLupu1.1, whole genome shotgun sequence, a single genomic region encodes these proteins:
- the LOC133784544 gene encoding uncharacterized protein LOC133784544 — protein sequence MSRPFTLPLTGSNALERLRQAKKSSVGSSEADREVVVPPADPPVLTRSQTKKKKKAVQDDSSDPFSDTVALSFPSNAAAYSEIGPHLGEIDKLLWPEDDHRMEQVGTDGSIDTTVSHLFQGLQGVIWLK from the exons ATGTCCCGACCCTTTACACTTCCTCTAACCGGTTCCAATGCCTTGGAACGTTTGCGTCAAGCAAAGAAATCGTCCGTTGGGAGCTCAGAAGCTGACAGAGAGGTTGTCGTGCCTCCGGCTGATCCCCCTGTTTTGACGCGGAGTCAgacgaaaaaaaagaagaaggctGTGCAGGATGATTCTTCCGACCCATTTAGCGACACCGTTGCCCTTTCGTTCCCTTCCAATGCTGCGGCCTATAGTGAGATTGGGCCTCACTTAGGAGAGATTGATAAGTTGTTGTGGCCCGAAGATGATCACAGAATGGAGCAGGTTGGTACGGATGGGTCAATTGATACCACTGTTTCTCATTTGTTCCAG GGTTTGCAAGGGGTCATTTggctgaagtag
- the LOC133783507 gene encoding probable amino acid permease 7 isoform X2: MAVQNSFEIDRASCDDDGHPLRTGTLWSCVAHIITAVIGAGVLSLAWSTSQLGWIGGPVSLLCFAIITYISSFLLSDCYRTPDSVTGKRNHSYIDAVRVNLGSKHTLVCGLLQYLSMFGTGIAYVITTATSMSAIMKSNCYHKKGHEADCSYGKTLYMLLFGVVQIFMSQIPDFHNMAWLSIIAAIMSFAYAFIGFGLGFAKVIENGTIKGSITGVPASNMADKLWLAFQALGDIAFAYPYAIILLEIQDTLKSPPAENKTMKKASMVAIFVTTFFYLCCGCFGYAAFGNDTPGNLLTGFGFYEPFWLIDFANACIVLHLVGGYQIYSQPVFSVVEKWFIRKFPDSAFVNNFHTVKIPLLPPVQLNSLRLCFRTAYVLSTTGLAMLFPYFNQVLGVLGALNFWPLAIYFPVEMYFIQRKIVAWSRKWIVLRTFSFFCFLVTVVGLIGSLEGLVTAKLS, encoded by the exons ATGGCGGTCCAAAACTCTTTCGAAATCGACAGAGCTTCCTGCGACGACGATGGTCACCCACTTAGAACCG GAACACTATGGAGCTGTGTGGCTCACATCATCACTGCTGTTATAGGCGCTGGAGTGCTCTCTCTAGCTTGGAGTACTTCTCAGTTGGGTTGGATTGGTGGCCCAGTTTCGTTGCTGTGCTTTGCCATAATCACCTATATCTCTTCGTTTCTTCTCTCTGATTGTTACAGAACTCCTGATTCTGTAACTGGCAAGAGAAACCACTCTTATATTGATGCTGTTCGAGTTAATCTAG GTAGTAAACATACTTTGGTTTGTGGGTTACTTCAATATTTGAGCATGTTTGGAACTGGTATTGCATATGTGATTACTACTGCAACAAGTATGAG TGCAATCATGAAATCGAATTGTTACCATAAAAAAGGGCACGAGGCTGATTGTTCTTATGGAAAAACTCTGTACATGTTGCTATTTGGAGTGGTGCAAATTTTTATGTCACAGATTCCAGATTTCCATAACATGGCTTGGCTTTCTATCATTGCTGCTATCATGTCCTTTGCCTATGCTTTCATTGGATTTGGCCTGGGCTTCGCCAAAGTCATAG AAAATGGAACAATTAAAGGGAGCATAACAGGAGTTCCAGCTTCAAACATGGCCGACAAACTATGGCTAGCCTTCCAAGCACTCGGAGACATCGCTTTCGCCTATCCATACGCGATTATCCTTCTCGAGATTCAAGACACCTTGAAATCTCCTCCAGCAGAGAACAAAACCATGAAGAAGGCTTCAATGGTTGCAATCTTTGTGACAACATTCTTCTACCTCTGTTGTGGTTGCTTTGGCTATGCAGCCTTTGGCAACGACACACCGGGGAACCTCCTAACCGGGTTCGGATTCTACGAGCCTTTTTGGCTCATAGACTTTGCCAATGCCTGCATTGTTCTGCACTTGGTGGGAGGATATCAG ATATACAGTCAGCCTGTATTCTCAGTGGTGGAAAAATGGTTCATCAGAAAATTTCCAGACAGTGCTtttgtgaataacttccacacAGTCAAAATTCCATTGCTGCCACCAGTTCAGCTCAATTCTCTCAGACTGTGCTTCAGAACAGCTTATGTGTTGTCCACAACTGGACTTGCCATGTTGTTCCCTTACTTCAACCAAGTTTTGGGAGTGTTGGGAGCCTTGAATTTTTGGCCTCTGGCCATATATTTTCCTGTGGAGATGTATTTTATACAGAGGAAAATAGTGGCTTGGTCTAGAAAATGGATTGTTCTTAGAACTTTTAGCTTCTTTTGCTTTCTTGTCACTGTGGTTGGCCTCATTGGATCCCTTGAAGGCCTTGTTACTGCCAAATTAAGCTAA
- the LOC133783507 gene encoding probable amino acid permease 7 isoform X1, protein MGIEDEEQQYNSSSIAAPLIQAKSFSSSDDDDDDDGDVDDDVGSLGHHQIIRTGNIWNGAAHIITGVIGAGVLSLAWSIGQLGWIAGPLAIIAFAAITFVSTFLLCDCYRYRHRRCSSYTEAVRLYLGKKWEYVSVVLVMVNLFGTGIAYVITSASSASAIMKSNCYHKKGHEADCSYGKTLYMLLFGVVQIFMSQIPDFHNMAWLSIIAAIMSFAYAFIGFGLGFAKVIENGTIKGSITGVPASNMADKLWLAFQALGDIAFAYPYAIILLEIQDTLKSPPAENKTMKKASMVAIFVTTFFYLCCGCFGYAAFGNDTPGNLLTGFGFYEPFWLIDFANACIVLHLVGGYQIYSQPVFSVVEKWFIRKFPDSAFVNNFHTVKIPLLPPVQLNSLRLCFRTAYVLSTTGLAMLFPYFNQVLGVLGALNFWPLAIYFPVEMYFIQRKIVAWSRKWIVLRTFSFFCFLVTVVGLIGSLEGLVTAKLS, encoded by the exons ATGGGTATAGAAGATGAGGAACAACAGTACAATTCATCATCAATAGCAGCACCCTTAATCCAAGCAAAAAGCTTTTCTTCAtccgatgatgatgatgatgatgatggtgatgtTGATGATGATGTTGGATCCCTTGGTCATCACCAAATAATAAGAACAG GGAACATATGGAATGGTGCAGCACATATAATAACAGGAGTGATAGGAGCAGGAGTGTTATCACTTGCATGGAGTATAGGTCAATTGGGGTGGATTGCAGGCCCATTGGCTATCATAGCATTTGCAGCCATTACCTTTGTTTCGACTTTTCTTCTATGTGATTGCTACAGATACCGGCATCGTCGTTGTTCTTCTTATACAGAGGCAGTCAGACTCTATTTAg ggaagaAATGGGAATATGTGAGTGTAGTGCTTGTGATGGTGAACTTATTTGGAACTGGGATTGCCTATGTTATCACATCAGCCAGCAGTGCCAG TGCAATCATGAAATCGAATTGTTACCATAAAAAAGGGCACGAGGCTGATTGTTCTTATGGAAAAACTCTGTACATGTTGCTATTTGGAGTGGTGCAAATTTTTATGTCACAGATTCCAGATTTCCATAACATGGCTTGGCTTTCTATCATTGCTGCTATCATGTCCTTTGCCTATGCTTTCATTGGATTTGGCCTGGGCTTCGCCAAAGTCATAG AAAATGGAACAATTAAAGGGAGCATAACAGGAGTTCCAGCTTCAAACATGGCCGACAAACTATGGCTAGCCTTCCAAGCACTCGGAGACATCGCTTTCGCCTATCCATACGCGATTATCCTTCTCGAGATTCAAGACACCTTGAAATCTCCTCCAGCAGAGAACAAAACCATGAAGAAGGCTTCAATGGTTGCAATCTTTGTGACAACATTCTTCTACCTCTGTTGTGGTTGCTTTGGCTATGCAGCCTTTGGCAACGACACACCGGGGAACCTCCTAACCGGGTTCGGATTCTACGAGCCTTTTTGGCTCATAGACTTTGCCAATGCCTGCATTGTTCTGCACTTGGTGGGAGGATATCAG ATATACAGTCAGCCTGTATTCTCAGTGGTGGAAAAATGGTTCATCAGAAAATTTCCAGACAGTGCTtttgtgaataacttccacacAGTCAAAATTCCATTGCTGCCACCAGTTCAGCTCAATTCTCTCAGACTGTGCTTCAGAACAGCTTATGTGTTGTCCACAACTGGACTTGCCATGTTGTTCCCTTACTTCAACCAAGTTTTGGGAGTGTTGGGAGCCTTGAATTTTTGGCCTCTGGCCATATATTTTCCTGTGGAGATGTATTTTATACAGAGGAAAATAGTGGCTTGGTCTAGAAAATGGATTGTTCTTAGAACTTTTAGCTTCTTTTGCTTTCTTGTCACTGTGGTTGGCCTCATTGGATCCCTTGAAGGCCTTGTTACTGCCAAATTAAGCTAA